The Coturnix japonica isolate 7356 chromosome 6, Coturnix japonica 2.1, whole genome shotgun sequence genomic sequence TTGTGATGACAGGTGTAAAGccatttcagcttctcagaagGAATGAGTACTCCATACAGAACCTTGAAGACTGATCATTAATCAATGTGACAGACACTGACAGTGTCAATTAAAAGACAGAACCTTCATTACAGAATGAGACTTCCCATAGGGACTGATAAGGATAGGGCTCTTGTGCCATTtgcaaaaggggaaagaaatgcCCCAGAGTCCTTACCCAGCAAATGATAAAACTCCACATTTCAGCCCTAGTAGAAAACATGGCTTTTTGCCAGGGAAGGGTCATTCACTAAGAACCAAACCCCAAAAGATACGGTAAACTTTGACAAAGTTTATAAACAAAACTTATCTCACCACAACGTGGACCAAGTCTGCATGTGGTGGTAAatagtcttaaaaaaaaaaaacaacccaaaaccaacaaccaaaaaataacTCCTTTGACTTGCATCATACTAGCTTAAGTTAGCTAAGGACAGCAGAGAGGCAAAAATGGCTAAGCAGCATGGGGAAGatataaagaggaaaattagATGAATTTAGGATTTATTTAGGAGACAATGAAGCACACAAGAGCCCAGAATAGTCTCTTCTCAGGTTTGGCTTTGCCCAAGTTACCTACAAAGCACACAGTCTGACTCACCTTTCATATCTATATAGATAGATATCAATGAGTTGATTTCTAACAGTCCTAATGAAGAACTGTGAACTtagcagaaatatatatatatattatttttactaaaaaaaaaaaaaacaacaaaaaaacaaccatggaAGCATCCCACAGTGTCAGGGAGGTTAGGAATGCACACAATGACTAAGAACCATCATATCAAGATGCTGCTTACCGCAATCATGTTGGAAAGAGGTTGTCCTGCAAGCCGCTTGAATTCATCCTTGATAAGATTTAAGTCAACTTCATTTCGAGAAACGATCACCCTTATAAGGGTCCCGTCATCGGTGCCAGCCCCCTAGAATAACATGTACATCAATTTGCAGTTAGTAAGTTCAAGGGATAAGCTCTTGCAGGCAGTTCTGGAGCTTCTTCCAGAATTTTTCACATGttacagaagataaaaaaaagaagcttgtTGCAATAAGAAAAGTCTTACCTTTAAAGCGTGGTACAGCCTCTCTGCAAAGTATTGACGGATGTTCCTTGTGCATCTCACTAGGAACATGAAAAGGCTCAGTAAGAATCAATGCTAATTACAGTCCAGAACAGCAGATACAACACTATTTCCAGTCATAAAGGACTCTTTATTTCCCATTAGAAAGCTTTATAAAGTATATCCATCTAATAGTtgtcagctgctgcaggaagaaaaacagcagactTGGactaaagaaagggaaagagagcTCTCTTACCAATAGCCAGCATAGCATCCTCTAGTGAGCCATTAGTTTCACTCTTGATACTGTCTTCTATGTTTTTACCAGCAAGTTTCTGGTATtcttcaaacactgaaacacaaagCACTTTGAAATTCCACCAAACAACTGCTTGGGCATTTTTTTGCCCAATATTCAGATGTAGCTCTTGCATGGcgatatgaaaacagaaatccttCTGAAATGGCCACATTTGAACCAGCTTTAGTCAGCATTAGGTAAGTCCAGAAATCAGTTACAAAAAAACAATAGTATTGACAGAATACTCTTCCCCAAAGAAAGTAGGTACCTCTGTGTACACAGAATGACTTAATTAGCGGCTTAATCCTTTGCCTTTATTTGGAAATGCAAGTTCAGTCACTTAATATTTGGAAATCTGATCTTTCATCACTGCACTTAACCACTCCAATGAAGTAGGCTACAGAATGACAGACAAACTCTATCATTTGCCTCATTCTTCTTAATGTCAGcagttaaaaaattaaaaaagaatcagaTTAAGTCTTGAACTGTGCTCCTCATGGACGTGGGCTCTTAAATTATATCAACAGTCCAGAAAAACTTATTTCAACCACAATTTAAAAcacttctcagaaaacaaacccaaaaaaacaaacacagaaaacaggttATTATTCCAAGTTACTTAAAACCCCATGTAAAGTATTGGCAATGGTGTATGTGAGGGAAAGAGCAACTGAATTCAAATTCTAGTTCTAAAGTACAGGCCTCTATTTTGATTCCTGGCTTTTAAGCTACCAGAGAAGGAATAGTGCTGTGTAATGCAATGTATATGATAATGAAGTTTGTGTAGCATTTGAGGTCATGTTGTTATGACATTAACATTCAAATACATAGGTGAAAGGCAATACTAAAGAATAGATGAATGGATATAAACCTTGTCAACTCAGACCTGTTctccatattaaaaaaaaaacaacaacaaccaagtCACAACAAGTTcatgaatgttttttaaaataaccatTGTAGTCTTAGTACAGACGAAATTAGATTCATTTCCTTGATGACTGAGTAGACCTCAAAGATTGGCTGCATCTGAACCAGCTGTTGCAAATCAGTCCTTAAAGGCAAGTACATTCACAGACCAGAAGTCTAGTTCTttttctcagagctgctgggaaattatgtttaaaaacacaagagGGAGCTGGCCTCCAGGGACTAGAAGGCTGTCTCAAAAGACTTCAGCTTAAGAAAGCTCAGGCACCCTAGTTCACCTACAGATGAATTTATCAATTGAGCTCTACTAGATTTAAACAGTAGTTGATATGCTTAGATTCAGCGTACATAATAAAATCCAAGTATGAGCCATGGACTGACTCAAGTCTTGAGATGACAAGACCAAGTCTCTTCTGCTTGAGGCAATGGGGACCTGAGATCCCCCTCAGCTGGGGCTGGCTTAGTATCTTTCCTCCTAAGCAGCCTCTGATGGTCTCAGAAGAATCCAGGGGAGAGCTGCAAGAAGTGCCCTGTGGTTCTACAGCACTGTACAATAACAGGACTTATCattgacttttttccccccaaaggAACTAAAGTCCAAGCAATCATGAGAGCATGTTCCTACCTGGTCAGTAAGCGACTCTCTCCTTGGTGGcttataaaaataactttatcaTTTAGTCATCTCCTGTATCAGGACTCCTATATAAGCAATCTGATTATCAGTGGCACTAAGTCTTTGTAATCTCTCACAGAAGCTGCTGACAGCTTTTGGGCACTAATTAGCCAAGTATTTACAGACAGATTAAAGTGATTATTTCTGACCACCCAAGCTTTGACATCTATAGCTCTGCCTCTTGTTTTTGGCaaggattttttcctgctttagaAGGTTGGCAGCACAGACTGCTTCATACCTTTCAGCAAGTGTGTAGCACTCCTCTTGCACAGAATGGTGATGAACTGTATCTCATCAGTGCCCTTTATCTTCTCTCCGGCAGAAAAGAGAGCCTGTGATTTAACACactattattactttttctgcTCATGCAGCTGGTAAAGGAATATTTTGGCTTAAGATATTGCTTTGGTAAGACAGCTTGAAGTAACCTAAAGTATTATATGAACTGGATTCTCCTGGAGCAGTTGACTGCATACCCTTGGCTGTGTCGTCTAGTGAAGGCAGTTATTGTCCCCACCCTTCCTGCAGCAATTAGATCAGTCAACAATGCTACTGAAATTTCTTTCCTGCCCTTCAACATCCCACTCCACAATGTCTATGTTTCCACATGTCAAAAGCAACCAAGCCTGAGACCATTTCTCATCACTCCTCCTAGGAGCAGAAAGTCTCAGAAATACAGGCAAATCTGAAGAAACCAAAGCTACTGCTGCAAGGCAGTCCCTCCCCCAGATATTATTGCTCCAACCACATGCTAATCAGAACTCTATCACCTCAGAGTCAAGGCAGGTGAGATGCAAGCATATCACTGATCACAGGCATTTGAGTGTACCTCTGCATCCTGGCGAGCCAGTGCTGTATCCACATAGAGAGATGCATTGTCCCTCTCACCCTATGGGAAGAAAGCAGATAATTCGTGAGAGCAAGTAGTTATCTTccatgaaatgaagacagaTTAAATTCTagactgattattttttcctcagctgtttTTGGCAGAACACTCATCCATTAATGTTTCTGGCAACATGATTGCTAACTTCTTGactaaaaaaaatcagtaatattaaataaaaccaagaagTTGCTACATTATTCCACTGCTGGGCAGGAAAATTTAGTAGGATAAGTGCATCCAAATATGCTCTCAGTATTGAGGAGCAGCCTCTGGAATAGCAATGAACCATAAGGAGAActgagagctgcttttctgtagttacttttttctttgtttaatgtATAGATATCTAAAGTGCTTGTAAAACATTGTGACTTTGTGCATATGTAAAAGCGAGgtgcttccctgcagcagggctgactGTTCCATGTTCTTAGCCTTTGCTGCTAAGGGAGAGTTCCCTGCCTCAGTCATACTGAAGTTGGAAACACAGAACCAGTCCAAGTGACATGTATGCGCCCACAGTTTGTGATGGTCATGACTTCATTGTCCATTCTATTGCATGTCTTCCCCATGAAGGCAGAGAAAAGTGTGAACATCCTTTTTTCTAACATCACCTGAAGAAGGCAAACCAGAATCTGTTTGAAGTAACCACTTGTTTCTGATGCTATGTCTTGCTCCAGATCAGAACCATATtctgcacaaagaaaaagacaatgGAAGTGTTTATTTGGATGCTACATAAGTACCTACAACAACCTGACACTAGTCAAGAAAGTTGCTGGTGAAAAATGCAGACTGATCAGCATACACCCTCAGCAACACCCAGACATGCATTCCCAGCAGAGTATACCACTAGCCCCAGTGACAAACTCATAACTGATGTTAGAGATACACATTAAGAGAAAGAGTTACAAACATGTGTTTGATAGATTTCCACTTAGAGCCCaattaagggaaagaaaaaaagcacaagaggATAGCTGTACTTTTATTCACATCCTGACAACATTGGGCTTGGCTCCACAGACAAAAATTTGTGATttgctctccttttcctctgacTGGAAGAAAGGGATTTCCAGACTCACTCAGCATAGCCACATTCTTTTTGGCAGGCTGAAGGCAGACAGGTTGTACCTTCTTGCTCTTAAAAATCCCATATTCCTGCTGACACTGCTAGCTGGTAACAcccctgctgctgtgcaatCAGGCAGCACGTTGCTCTGACCACATAAATCAGAGCCCCAAGCACTTTACCTTCTTTGTATGCCTTGATAATGTCTTTGATCTGTGCCTTTGTTCGTGATGCCAGGATCTCTATGATAACATCTTCACTTGTTCCCACACCCTTAAGtagaaaacacagtgaagaaaatggTAGAGAAAGGTGGTCAAGTGAGGAGTCCGATGGCAGCAAAATGTCAGGCTGTGTACTGAGCTGTTAGAAACTCTCAGCATGAAAGGTGGAGACACAAAGCATATTTGGTTTGGATGCAGAACCATTTACTGAGGCACTCTGTCTGTGAAGGATGATTTCATGTCACCCCATACTTTTGTAGTGCATTTATGGATCTGGACCTTTGATGATGAGCTGTATTAGAGGGATGCAGGGATACCAATGCTTATCTACTCAGTCCATCCTTATACCACTCAAAGATACTGTGCCAATAGGTAGGATCCcaagaaatctcattttctttgaagaaaccaatttatttaatttctttaaggTTTCTCTCTTCAGATGGGGGTTCCATGGCAGTAGCTTAGGCCCAAAGTCATTGAGTCTGTTCACAAGAGTCACACTGCAGAAAGTGGTGAAGACATGTTTAGATAGAATCTCATCTATGGGATATTCATCTGCTGCTGAGGAAGAATTTGGTTCCTCTGTTGTCTTAGCCAGACTCTGAGACAAATATGCTCAGAAACTCACAAACATACCTAAATAAATTCAAcaatattttgaatatataCTGATAGTACAACAAAGTATTTCTCAAAGGGTACTATTGATAACGAACTTAATCACCTACCAGTCTAGTTACTGTCATTTGCATTAATAAACACAGTTACAGGAAGTTAATGCTCTATCTGTACTACCAAAGTACCAGAATGCAATTATCTTACCTTCATGGCATCATACAGCTCCTTGGCTTCATATTTATATGGAGGGTACATGAGAGCTACAATGAGCCTCTCAAAGTTGCCACTCAGTTCAGATCTCAGGCTATCAATCAGATCCTGTTGAACACACTCGAGTTACATAAAGAGCCTCAAAAGATCTGAACTGCCTAGTACAGTTTCTATGCCCATGACCTACATCTGTGAAGCTGAACGATATCAGTGTTGTTAGTTTTTAGAGAAAAGATCTTGAGGATGGAAAGGACACCTTACTCCAAAATGAATTTTGCCTAGGTCCATCCACATTTCTTACTGCTCCAGTGCTCTAGCTTCTCCCAAATGTAATTAATTCAGCAtcagagtagaaaaaaaaacaaaacttcctcTAACCTGTTTTAGATAGGGAGTAGAAGAGGCAACTAAAGGCCTTGAATTGAGCAGGGGACATAGGCAATATCCAGAGCCTGCACATGCACACAGGACTTCTGCAGAATCTAGAATGCAGTCTGTTTAAGGACAGACTTCAAATCTTCCTGTCATTATAATATAGGTTTTTAGGGTATGACACCCTCTGTTTTAGTGGGTACATAGGATGCAACTATTCTATCTGTTGCCATGTACTCAGCACCACATGTGTTTACTTCCTTCTCTTAGATCACTGCAAGACAGTTCCTTCCCCATCAAGGCCATTGGTTACTTCTATTTCTATACTGACCCAATAGCCTATATTGTTCTTTTCCAATACATTCCTTCCCCCACTCCTTTAGAAGCAGCTTTCACACAATTGGCTCCATAGTGGGAAGAGTCTGAAGCACTAACATCTTTTATAGAAGATAGAAAGACAGACACATAAAAGCCacagtgtgttttcattttcagaactgccaaataaatacaatgaaataaatatttaaattgaacTTCCCTCATCATTTAAAAGAGCCCCAAACCAACCCTATATTCTACTCAAAAGGCAATTAGAGAAGTATGAATTTTTGCTATGGgttcaaaaacaataaaaatttatagtataaataaaaatagttttttttcctttaaagaataCTCTGGTCAAAATACCTTTTACAAGGAAATTACAATCTTATGGGGGGGAAGGTAAATAGTTTATCCCACCAACAGCAAATTTCACTTATTCACCTCAGGccttttaattaaacattaGCCTATTTGAAAGAGATCTGCGTGTTGTTTACACCATGCCTGCAAGATGAACTGTACACCCATTTACTGCATCCCACACACAATAAAACAGTGACTGAATATGGCCTTGTTTTGGAAG encodes the following:
- the LOC107315884 gene encoding annexin A8 isoform X2; protein product: MAWWKAWSEEEGKPVIGVYSNFDPTPDAQTLYKAMKGLGTDEQAIIEVLTKRSNRQRQEIAKSFKAQFGKDLIDSLRSELSGNFERLIVALMYPPYKYEAKELYDAMKGVGTSEDVIIEILASRTKAQIKDIIKAYKEEYGSDLEQDIASETSGYFKQILVCLLQGERDNASLYVDTALARQDAEALFSAGEKIKGTDEIQFITILCKRSATHLLKVFEEYQKLAGKNIEDSIKSETNGSLEDAMLAIVRCTRNIRQYFAERLYHALKGAGTDDGTLIRVIVSRNEVDLNLIKDEFKRLAGQPLSNMIADDTSGDYKTALLNLCGSD
- the LOC107315884 gene encoding annexin A8 isoform X1 — encoded protein: MKAELCTASHPESPGADPAHFLRGPLTAARVGTVQLFQSKIRQSEEEGKPVIGVYSNFDPTPDAQTLYKAMKGLGTDEQAIIEVLTKRSNRQRQEIAKSFKAQFGKDLIDSLRSELSGNFERLIVALMYPPYKYEAKELYDAMKGVGTSEDVIIEILASRTKAQIKDIIKAYKEEYGSDLEQDIASETSGYFKQILVCLLQGERDNASLYVDTALARQDAEALFSAGEKIKGTDEIQFITILCKRSATHLLKVFEEYQKLAGKNIEDSIKSETNGSLEDAMLAIVRCTRNIRQYFAERLYHALKGAGTDDGTLIRVIVSRNEVDLNLIKDEFKRLAGQPLSNMIADDTSGDYKTALLNLCGSD